In a genomic window of Lagopus muta isolate bLagMut1 chromosome 2, bLagMut1 primary, whole genome shotgun sequence:
- the GNMT gene encoding glycine N-methyltransferase, with product MVDSVYRTRSLGVAAEGLPDQYADGRAAKVWQLYIGDTRSRTAEYRSWLLALLRQHRCRSVLDVACGTGVDSIMLLEEGFQVTSVDASDKMLKYALKERWERRKEEPFDRWVIEEANWLTLEQDLEKPGDGFDAVICLGNSFAHLPDFKGDQSDHKLALKNIASMVRPGGVLVIDHRNYDHILATGCAPPGKNIYYKSDLTKDITTSVLLVNNKAHMVTLDYTVQVPPTEAGASPELSKFRLSYYPHRLEAFTALLKGAFQGKCQHSVLGDFQAYTPGQAHIPCYFIHVVKKTA from the exons atGGTGGACAGCGTGTACCGGACGCGCTCGCTGGGGGTGGCGGCGGAGGGGCTGCCGGATCAGTATGCGGACGGGCGGGCGGCGAAGGTCTGGCAGTTGTACATCGGGGACACGCGGAGCCGCACGGCCGAGTACCGCAGCTGGCTCCTGGCGCTCCTCCGCCAGCACCGCTGCCGTTCCGTCCTCGACGTGGCCTGCGGCACCGG GGTGGACTCCATcatgctgctggaggagggcTTCCAGGTAACCAGCGTGGACGCCAGCGACAAGATGCTCAAGTACGCGCTGAAGGAGCGCTGGGAGCGGCGCAAGGAGGAACCCTTCGACCGATGGG TCATCGAGGAGGCCAACTGGCTGACGCTGGAGCAGGACCTGGAGAAGCCTGGGGACGGCTTTGATGCTGTCATCTGCCTAGGGAACTCCTTCGCGCACCTGCCTGACTTCAAAG GGGACCAGAGTGACCACAAACTGGCTCTGAAGAACATCGCCAGCATGGTACGGCCCGGCGGCGTCCTGGTCATCGACCACCGCAACTACGACCACATCCTGGCCACCGGCTGCGCGCCGCCTGGAAAGAACATCTACTACAAG AGCGACCTGACCAAGGACATCAccacctcagtgctgctggtgaACAACAAGGCCCACATGGTGACCCTGGACTACACCGTGCAGGTCCCCCCGACGGAGGCGGGGGCCTCCCCAGAGCTGAG CAAGTTCCGCCTCTCGTACTACCCGCACCGGCTGGAGGCCTTCACGGCACTGCTGAAAGGTGCCTTCCAGGGGAAGTGCCAGCACAGCGTCCTGGGTGACTTCCAGGCCTACACGCCGGGTCAGGCCCACATTCCCTGTTACTTCATCCACGTCGTCAAGAAGACTGCCTAA
- the CNPY3 gene encoding protein canopy homolog 3 yields GPGRAGRSPPERGADPVWVKVWERSGAEPAERGPETTSGHGVRWDGQGPSGVGPRQASGEGGAYSAGRAAIGRACHAGRWGWQWRCVAVVTGAGQTPGSGAMAAEGPAALLLLLLLAVAGGDDADWVRLPSKCEVCKYVALELKSAFEETGKTKEVIDTKYGFLDGKGAAVKYTQSDIRLIEVTENICKRLLDYNLHKERSGSNRFAKGMSETFETLHNLVHKGVKVVMDIPYELWNETSAEVADLKKQCDVLVEEYEDVIEDWYRHHQTEDLSQFLCADRVLKGKDASCLAEKWTGKKGDLASTGEKSSKKKSGKKKKKAEKGQSEGAESFSPEESGVQEATPLPHSPTDEL; encoded by the exons GGACCAGGCCGGGCAGGGAGGAGTCCCCCGGAACGAGGGGCAGACCCAGTATGGGTGAAGGTGtgggagcggagcggagcggagcccGCGGAACGGGGGCCCGAAACAACGTCGGGGCACGGCGTGCGATGGGACGGACAAGGACCCTCCGGCGTGGGCCCGCGGCAAGCCAGCGGAGAGGGCGGGGCTTACTCGGCGGGCCGGGCGGCGATTGGCCGGGCGTGCCACGCGGGCCGCTGGGGTTGGCAGTGGCGGTGCGTTGCCGTGGTGACGGGGGCGGGGCAAACGCCCGGAAGCGGAGCCATGGCGGCGGAGGGTCCCGccgcgctgctgctgctgctgctcctggcgGTAGCGGGCGGCGACGACGCGGACTGGGTGCGGCTGCCCAGCAAGTGCGAGG TGTGCAAATACGTGGCATTGGAGCTGAAATCTGCCTTTGAAGAGACCGGCAAGACCAAGGAGGTCATCGACACTAAGTATGGCTTCTTGGATGGGAAGGGCGCTGCTGTCAAGTACACACAGTC GGACATCCGGCTCATCGAGGTGACAGAGAACATTTGCAAGAGGCTGTTGGACTACAACCTGCACAAGGAAAGGAGCGGCAGCAACAGATTTGCAAAG GGCATGTCAGAGACATTTGAGACCCTGCACAACCTGGTGCACAAAGGTGTCAAGGTGGTGATGGACATTCCCTATGAGCTGTGGAATGAGACCTCTGCTGAGGTGGCGGATCTCAAGAAGCAG TGTGATGTGCTGGTGGAGGAGTATGAAGACGTGATCGAGGACTGGTACCGGCACCACCAGACAGAAGATCTCTCCCAATTCCTCTGTGCAGACCGCGTGCTGAAAGGGAAGGATGCCA GCTGCTTAGCAGAGAAGTGGACCGGCAAGAAGGGGGACTTGGCAAGCACGGGGGAGAAGTCGAGCAAGAAGAAGAGcgggaaaaagaagaagaaagcgGAGAAGGGACAAAGCGAGGGTGCCGAGAGCTTCTCCCCAGAGGAGAGCGGAGTGCAGGAAGCCACCCCGctcccccacagccccaccGACGAGCTATAG
- the PTCRA gene encoding pre T-cell antigen receptor alpha isoform X1, with amino-acid sequence MEVPWLLLASALLLPSCRAANPLPILSPPLTMVVSGQQRRLVVCVVSELPASSGHAVWISSGNSSALQSFAYGASQEEGGTVCAVSILPDSPMEQEQELLACHVGPNSSAPAHSSNLIPLAGSNEEAELCPRTPAGECDRDDVPFGGCHRACSHAAVPSVSEPRACAAVALLMAARVVLLKAALLDTLLTALLLTRR; translated from the exons atggAGGTGCCCTGGTTGCTGCtggcctctgctctgctcctgccct CCTGCAGGGCCGCCAACCCCCTGCCCATCCTTTCCCCGCCACTGACCATGGTGGTGTCAGGGCAGCAGCGGcggctggtggtgtgtgtggTGAGCGAGCTGCCCGCAAGCTCCGGCCATGCCGTCTGGATCTCCAGTGGAAACAGCAGCGCTTTGCAGTCCTTTGCCTACGGGGCTTCGCAGGAGGAGGGTGGCACCGTCTGTGCAGTTTCCATCCTCCCTGACAGTCCCatggagcaggagcaggagctCCTGGCGTGCCACGTTGGGCCCAACAGCAGCGCTCCAGCCCATAGCTCCAACCTCATCCCACTTGCAG GCAGCAAtgaggaggcagagctgtgtccCAGAACCCCCGCGGGTGAGTGCGACAGGGACGACGTGCCTTTCGGGGGATGCCATAGGGCCTGCAGCCACGCTGCTGTCCCCTCTGTTTCAGAGCCCCGCGCCTGTGCTGCCGTAGCCCTGCTGATGGCCGCGCGGGTGGTGCTGCTGAAGGCCGCGCTCCTCGACACCCTGCTCACCGCCCTGCTCCTGACCCGGCGCTGA
- the PTCRA gene encoding pre T-cell antigen receptor alpha isoform X2, translated as MEVPWLLLASALLLPSCRAANPLPILSPPLTMVVSGQQRRLVVCVVSELPASSGHAVWISSGNSSALQSFAYGASQEEGGTVCAVSILPDSPMEQEQELLACHVGPNSSAPAHSSNLIPLAGSNEEAELCPRTPAEPRACAAVALLMAARVVLLKAALLDTLLTALLLTRR; from the exons atggAGGTGCCCTGGTTGCTGCtggcctctgctctgctcctgccct CCTGCAGGGCCGCCAACCCCCTGCCCATCCTTTCCCCGCCACTGACCATGGTGGTGTCAGGGCAGCAGCGGcggctggtggtgtgtgtggTGAGCGAGCTGCCCGCAAGCTCCGGCCATGCCGTCTGGATCTCCAGTGGAAACAGCAGCGCTTTGCAGTCCTTTGCCTACGGGGCTTCGCAGGAGGAGGGTGGCACCGTCTGTGCAGTTTCCATCCTCCCTGACAGTCCCatggagcaggagcaggagctCCTGGCGTGCCACGTTGGGCCCAACAGCAGCGCTCCAGCCCATAGCTCCAACCTCATCCCACTTGCAG GCAGCAAtgaggaggcagagctgtgtccCAGAACCCCCGCGG AGCCCCGCGCCTGTGCTGCCGTAGCCCTGCTGATGGCCGCGCGGGTGGTGCTGCTGAAGGCCGCGCTCCTCGACACCCTGCTCACCGCCCTGCTCCTGACCCGGCGCTGA